One genomic segment of Cellulophaga sp. HaHaR_3_176 includes these proteins:
- a CDS encoding DUF192 domain-containing protein produces MKLFTSLLIITIVCFTSCKEKVKNKVETVTVEFKKEGELTIYKAKTDSIIGSFDIEIADTEYETSTGLMYRKSMKANRGMLFVFPDVAMHSFYMKNTEIPLDLVFIDENMHIASFQENAKPFNETGLSSQVPVKYVLELNAGISEKLLLEVKDSISFKKI; encoded by the coding sequence ATGAAATTATTTACATCTCTTTTAATTATTACAATAGTTTGCTTCACTTCTTGTAAAGAAAAAGTAAAAAACAAAGTAGAAACTGTTACTGTCGAATTCAAAAAAGAAGGAGAGCTTACTATTTACAAAGCAAAAACAGATTCTATAATCGGCTCTTTTGATATTGAAATTGCAGATACGGAATACGAAACTAGCACAGGATTAATGTACCGAAAATCAATGAAAGCAAACAGAGGTATGTTATTCGTTTTTCCTGATGTAGCTATGCATTCATTTTATATGAAAAATACTGAAATACCTTTAGATCTTGTTTTTATTGATGAGAATATGCACATTGCAAGTTTTCAAGAAAACGCAAAGCCTTTTAATGAAACTGGTTTATCATCTCAAGTACCTGTAAAATATGTTCTAGAACTTAATGCTGGTATTTCAGAAAAATTATTACTTGAGGTAAAAGATAGTATTTCTTTTAAAAAAATATAA
- a CDS encoding DUF779 domain-containing protein, whose product MNVKRILITKDAEIILNTLKEKYGDLMFHQSGGCCDGSSPMCFEKGEFMLNENDVWLDITSDCDFYMSKDQYEYWKHTQLTIDTVVGRGASFSLEVPLGVRFITKSRLFTEEESNNLEPIKYATTY is encoded by the coding sequence ATGAATGTAAAAAGAATTTTAATTACTAAGGATGCAGAAATCATTCTGAACACATTAAAAGAAAAGTACGGCGACCTTATGTTCCATCAAAGTGGTGGATGTTGTGATGGTTCTTCTCCTATGTGTTTTGAAAAAGGAGAGTTTATGCTAAATGAAAATGATGTTTGGCTTGATATTACTTCTGATTGTGATTTTTATATGTCTAAAGATCAATACGAATATTGGAAACACACACAACTCACTATTGACACAGTGGTTGGCAGAGGTGCTAGTTTTTCGCTAGAAGTTCCTTTAGGTGTTCGGTTCATTACTAAATCTAGGTTATTTACCGAAGAAGAATCAAACAATTTAGAACCCATTAAATATGCTACAACATATTAA
- a CDS encoding aldehyde dehydrogenase family protein, which produces MSNVQTTERNVLEKPKFKSQYENYIGGKWTSPIKGEYFDNTSPVDGNVFTKIARSTSEDIEFAIDAAWKAAPGWNNSSATTRSNMLLKIADVMEQNLEILARAETWDNGKAIRETRAADIPLAVDHFRYFAGVIRAEEGSVSELDANTVALNVTEPLGVVAQIIPWNFPILMATWKLAPALAAGNCVIIKPAEQTPVGILVLMELIENILPAGVLNIVNGFGAEAGKPLASSPRINKVAFTGETTTGQLIMQYASKNITPVTLELGGKSPNVFFNNIMDADDDFFDKCLEGAVMFALNQGEVCTSPSRMLVQEDIFDAFVARVVERTKAIKLGHPLDPTTMMGAQASNDQYQKILDYIKIGKEEGCEVLTGGEAAYNEGLEGGYYIQPTILKGNNKMRVFQEEIFGPVVCLTSFKDEAEAIEIANDTLYGLGAGVWTRDTHQAYKISRAIQAGRVWVNCYHLYPAHAPFGGYKKSGIGRENHKMMLSHYRQTKNMLISYDKKAMGFF; this is translated from the coding sequence ATGAGCAACGTACAAACAACAGAACGCAATGTATTAGAAAAACCTAAATTCAAAAGTCAATATGAAAATTATATTGGAGGCAAATGGACATCTCCTATAAAAGGAGAGTATTTTGACAATACATCGCCTGTAGATGGTAATGTATTTACAAAAATAGCAAGATCAACATCAGAAGATATTGAGTTTGCAATTGATGCAGCATGGAAAGCAGCGCCAGGCTGGAACAACTCATCAGCAACAACGCGCAGCAATATGCTTTTAAAAATTGCGGATGTAATGGAGCAAAACTTAGAAATTTTAGCTCGTGCAGAAACATGGGATAATGGCAAAGCTATTAGAGAAACACGTGCTGCAGATATACCATTAGCTGTAGACCATTTTAGATACTTTGCAGGTGTTATAAGAGCGGAAGAAGGGTCAGTAAGTGAATTAGATGCTAACACTGTAGCACTTAACGTAACTGAACCACTTGGCGTAGTTGCACAAATCATTCCTTGGAATTTTCCGATACTTATGGCTACATGGAAACTTGCACCTGCGTTAGCCGCCGGAAACTGTGTTATTATAAAGCCCGCAGAACAAACACCTGTTGGTATATTAGTACTTATGGAATTGATTGAAAATATTTTACCTGCTGGTGTATTAAATATTGTTAATGGTTTTGGCGCAGAAGCTGGTAAACCATTAGCATCAAGTCCTCGCATAAATAAAGTAGCTTTTACAGGAGAAACAACTACAGGGCAATTAATTATGCAGTATGCTTCTAAAAACATTACACCTGTAACTCTAGAATTAGGAGGGAAATCACCAAATGTTTTCTTTAATAATATAATGGATGCCGATGATGATTTTTTTGACAAATGCCTTGAAGGCGCTGTAATGTTTGCATTAAACCAAGGAGAAGTCTGCACAAGCCCATCAAGAATGCTAGTACAAGAGGACATTTTTGATGCATTTGTAGCTCGTGTAGTTGAAAGAACGAAAGCTATAAAATTAGGTCACCCACTAGACCCAACTACAATGATGGGTGCTCAAGCATCGAATGATCAATATCAAAAAATATTAGATTATATTAAAATTGGAAAAGAAGAAGGTTGTGAAGTTTTAACTGGAGGTGAAGCTGCTTACAACGAAGGCCTTGAGGGTGGATATTATATTCAACCAACAATTTTAAAAGGAAATAATAAGATGCGAGTTTTTCAAGAAGAAATTTTTGGACCTGTTGTTTGCTTAACATCGTTTAAAGATGAAGCTGAGGCTATTGAAATAGCTAATGACACATTATATGGTTTAGGGGCAGGAGTTTGGACAAGAGATACTCACCAGGCTTATAAAATCTCAAGAGCTATACAAGCTGGTAGAGTTTGGGTAAATTGTTACCACCTATACCCTGCTCATGCTCCATTCGGAGGGTATAAAAAATCAGGTATTGGCAGAGAAAATCACAAAATGATGTTAAGTCATTACAGACAAACCAAAAATATGCTTATCTCTTATGATAAAAAAGCAATGGGTTTCTTTTAA
- the folE gene encoding GTP cyclohydrolase I FolE: MKIDSTLEEQFEEMGDNHLATSEDTPLRKDAFKLSDEEKIDKIKANVSEILETLGLDLTDDSLKGTPNRVAKMFVKEIFSGLHPEKKPKSSTFDNKYKYGEMLVEKNITLYSTCEHHLLPIVGRAHVAYISNGNVVGLSKMNRIVDYFAKRPQVQERLTIQIVRELQHVLNTEDVACIIDAKHLCVNSRGIRDIESSTVTAEYGGKFKEEATRREFLNFIKLETKF; encoded by the coding sequence ATGAAAATTGACAGCACATTAGAAGAGCAATTTGAAGAAATGGGAGATAACCATTTAGCTACTTCTGAAGATACTCCATTACGAAAAGACGCTTTTAAATTAAGCGATGAGGAGAAAATTGATAAAATAAAAGCAAACGTTTCTGAGATTTTAGAAACCTTAGGCCTCGACCTAACCGACGATAGCTTAAAAGGCACCCCGAATAGGGTTGCTAAAATGTTTGTAAAAGAAATTTTCTCTGGTTTACATCCAGAGAAAAAACCAAAATCGTCAACATTTGATAATAAATACAAGTACGGTGAAATGTTAGTTGAAAAAAACATAACATTATACAGCACTTGCGAACATCATTTATTACCAATTGTAGGTAGAGCTCACGTAGCCTACATATCTAATGGTAATGTAGTTGGTTTATCAAAAATGAATCGTATTGTTGATTATTTCGCAAAAAGACCACAAGTTCAAGAACGATTAACTATTCAAATTGTACGAGAACTACAACATGTTTTAAACACAGAAGATGTAGCCTGTATTATAGACGCTAAACATTTATGCGTAAATTCAAGAGGTATTCGCGATATAGAAAGTAGCACAGTAACTGCCGAGTACGGTGGTAAATTTAAAGAAGAAGCTACTCGTCGTGAATTTTTAAACTTCATCAAATTAGAAACAAAATTTTAA
- the lgt gene encoding prolipoprotein diacylglyceryl transferase — translation MHFLGINWNPDGTLFNIGFIQIKYYNLLWIAAFALGWLVMKKIFLREKKTMEQLDSLFIHCVVSIMLGARLGHVFFYDWDYYKNHLLEILLPIRENANETLFGFINGYEFTGFTGLASHGATIGAIVGLYLFTRKYKDIKLLWLLDRAVVASAIGTFCVRLGNFFNSEIVGKPVEESFIFATRFIRNSDDLPAYKAMAITKAKTANVAYELIENNPKFASILEQIPFRHPGQLYEGICYIFVFIILYLLYWKTDKKDKPGYLFGLFLVLLWSIRFFVEFVKERQNSLDESMQILSIGQWLSVPFVLIGLYFMFRPTKTRA, via the coding sequence ATGCACTTTTTAGGAATCAACTGGAATCCAGACGGAACTCTTTTTAATATTGGGTTTATTCAAATTAAATATTACAATCTATTATGGATTGCCGCTTTTGCTCTTGGTTGGCTTGTTATGAAGAAAATTTTTCTTCGTGAGAAAAAAACTATGGAGCAGCTAGACTCCCTTTTTATTCATTGTGTCGTATCTATAATGCTAGGTGCTCGACTAGGCCATGTTTTCTTTTACGACTGGGACTATTACAAGAATCACTTATTAGAAATTTTACTACCTATTCGAGAAAATGCTAACGAAACTTTATTTGGCTTTATTAATGGCTATGAATTTACTGGCTTTACTGGTTTAGCGAGTCACGGAGCTACAATTGGCGCTATTGTTGGCCTTTACCTTTTTACAAGAAAATATAAAGACATAAAATTACTTTGGTTATTAGACCGTGCAGTGGTAGCATCAGCAATTGGTACTTTCTGTGTACGTTTAGGTAATTTTTTTAATTCTGAAATTGTAGGTAAACCTGTTGAGGAATCTTTTATTTTTGCGACTCGATTTATTCGTAATTCAGATGATCTGCCTGCTTATAAGGCCATGGCAATTACAAAAGCAAAAACAGCTAATGTAGCGTATGAACTTATAGAGAACAATCCTAAGTTTGCATCCATTTTAGAGCAAATTCCTTTTAGACACCCAGGACAACTATACGAAGGTATTTGTTATATTTTTGTTTTTATCATTCTTTATCTATTATATTGGAAGACTGACAAAAAAGACAAGCCTGGTTATTTATTTGGTTTATTTTTAGTTTTATTATGGAGTATCAGATTCTTTGTAGAGTTTGTAAAAGAACGCCAAAACTCATTAGATGAATCTATGCAAATACTTTCTATCGGTCAATGGCTAAGTGTACCTTTTGTATTAATTGGTCTCTACTTCATGTTCCGCCCTACTAAAACAAGAGCATAA
- a CDS encoding GNAT family N-acetyltransferase, with the protein MDNIESERLVFRKLVPDDFSLWLPFHEDKRTSQHWEGIPTNPVDACKVDFDRTFYRYKNNLGGKLALLKKDTKEFIGLCGLLIQEIDGKQELEIAYSLLPKYWKKGFATEAAIQCKIYTTEYKLSSSLISIISITNIPSQKVALQNKMVIDYKTSYNNNPVYIYRVQF; encoded by the coding sequence ATGGATAACATAGAATCTGAAAGACTTGTTTTCAGAAAACTAGTTCCTGATGATTTTTCATTATGGCTTCCTTTTCATGAAGACAAAAGAACCTCACAACATTGGGAAGGAATACCAACAAATCCCGTTGATGCTTGTAAAGTTGATTTTGACAGAACATTTTATCGATACAAAAATAACTTAGGAGGCAAACTAGCTTTACTAAAAAAAGATACAAAAGAATTTATAGGTTTATGCGGATTATTGATTCAAGAAATTGATGGCAAGCAAGAGCTTGAGATAGCATACTCTTTACTGCCAAAATATTGGAAAAAAGGTTTTGCAACTGAAGCCGCTATACAGTGTAAAATATATACCACTGAGTATAAATTATCTTCTTCTTTAATTTCAATAATTAGCATCACAAATATACCTTCTCAAAAAGTAGCGTTGCAAAACAAAATGGTTATTGATTACAAAACTTCATATAACAACAATCCTGTATATATCTACAGAGTTCAATTCTAA
- the yidD gene encoding membrane protein insertion efficiency factor YidD — MKKILIAPFVFLVRFYQLVISPLTPASCRYAPTCSQYTLEALKKHGLFKGGWLGLKRIFSCHPWGGKGYDPVP, encoded by the coding sequence ATGAAAAAGATTCTTATTGCTCCTTTTGTTTTTTTAGTCCGTTTCTACCAGTTAGTTATATCTCCATTAACACCTGCAAGTTGCAGATATGCACCAACTTGCTCACAGTACACACTTGAAGCCTTAAAAAAACATGGTTTATTTAAAGGTGGCTGGTTAGGTTTAAAACGTATTTTCAGTTGCCATCCTTGGGGAGGAAAAGGCTATGACCCTGTTCCTTAA
- a CDS encoding T9SS type B sorting domain-containing protein, translating to MKYSLFIIFLLFSLFSVAQISPDCSTAIPICNNTPVNSGTDSYGIDDFNGANESGCLEKSLSGAIESNSAWYRFRTGASGQLGFNISMDSSEDWDFALYKSADCNNLGEPVRCNFKENDDQDSFLGVGEDPTGNTENLSYEDWLDVVPGEDYYLLINNFSNINSGFSIQFSGNIFVTNPYDALDCTIINNLLGPPIAACESDFIELDATTANVLSYDWYVESNSGFDQIIGENNATFEVVNSGLYRVVVTLPGETIISDVQVNFTPNPTASPVDDKVVCYSEDTYDLAAIDAEVLGSQSSDRFIVSYHSNFSDAVSGVNNLNKNHKKNQGVETIYIRVNSFENPKCFDVSQNFDLIVSEEIEQDFPSIVSVCEGNTTVIVGDDTPNNNFTYEWSTGENTPSILVNSEGFYTVTISSIISGVVCSEVFTVDVIISRTPIISNVIIESLQENNTVTIETEFDGNFEYRIDDGEYQTESFFNTVLPGSHIIEVRDIEGCGSVTESIVVMGFSKFFTPNGDGINDQWLVEGLDQLNSPVVLIFDRYGKLMKQLNPLKISWDGFYNGVQMPASDYWFQLSYLEENGDRTVAKYINSHFSLKR from the coding sequence ATGAAATATAGTTTATTTATAATCTTTTTATTGTTTTCTCTTTTTTCTGTTGCGCAAATATCTCCTGATTGCTCAACAGCAATACCTATATGTAATAATACGCCAGTAAATAGTGGCACAGATAGTTATGGTATAGATGACTTTAACGGGGCAAATGAGTCTGGTTGTTTAGAAAAATCATTATCTGGGGCAATAGAATCAAACTCTGCATGGTATCGTTTTAGAACAGGAGCATCGGGGCAATTAGGGTTTAATATTAGTATGGATTCTAGTGAGGATTGGGATTTTGCACTTTATAAATCAGCCGATTGTAATAACCTTGGTGAGCCAGTGCGTTGTAATTTTAAAGAAAACGATGATCAAGATTCTTTTTTAGGAGTTGGCGAAGATCCTACAGGGAATACGGAAAACCTGAGTTATGAAGACTGGTTAGATGTGGTTCCTGGGGAAGATTATTATTTGTTAATCAATAATTTTTCGAATATAAATTCAGGTTTTTCAATACAATTTTCAGGAAATATATTTGTTACCAACCCTTATGATGCTTTAGATTGTACAATAATAAACAACCTTTTAGGTCCGCCTATAGCAGCATGTGAATCTGATTTTATAGAATTGGATGCGACAACTGCTAATGTTCTTTCTTATGATTGGTATGTAGAAAGTAATAGTGGTTTTGATCAAATTATAGGCGAGAATAATGCAACTTTTGAGGTTGTTAATTCTGGTTTATATAGGGTAGTGGTTACCTTGCCAGGAGAAACTATTATAAGTGATGTTCAGGTTAATTTTACCCCTAACCCTACGGCGAGCCCTGTGGATGATAAGGTGGTTTGTTATAGTGAAGACACTTATGATTTGGCCGCTATTGATGCAGAAGTATTAGGAAGTCAAAGTTCAGATAGGTTTATTGTTTCATACCATTCTAATTTTTCAGATGCCGTAAGTGGTGTAAATAATTTGAATAAAAATCATAAAAAAAATCAAGGAGTAGAAACAATTTATATACGTGTAAATTCATTTGAAAATCCAAAATGTTTTGATGTTTCTCAAAATTTTGATTTGATTGTTTCAGAAGAAATCGAGCAGGATTTTCCGAGTATAGTATCCGTTTGTGAAGGAAATACAACAGTTATTGTAGGAGATGATACTCCGAATAATAATTTTACTTATGAGTGGAGTACAGGTGAGAATACACCTTCGATACTAGTGAACTCTGAAGGTTTTTATACGGTAACTATTTCTAGTATTATTTCAGGTGTTGTTTGTTCAGAGGTTTTTACTGTTGATGTAATAATTTCTAGAACACCAATAATTTCAAATGTAATAATAGAAAGCTTACAAGAAAATAATACGGTAACAATAGAAACGGAGTTCGATGGTAATTTTGAGTACCGAATTGATGATGGAGAATATCAAACTGAGTCATTTTTTAATACTGTCTTACCAGGATCGCATATTATTGAGGTTCGAGATATTGAAGGATGTGGTTCGGTTACAGAAAGTATTGTTGTAATGGGCTTTTCAAAATTTTTTACACCAAATGGAGATGGTATTAATGATCAATGGTTGGTAGAAGGGTTGGATCAACTCAATAGTCCTGTTGTTTTAATATTCGATCGTTATGGTAAGCTAATGAAGCAACTAAACCCTTTAAAAATTAGTTGGGATGGTTTTTACAACGGAGTGCAAATGCCTGCTTCAGATTATTGGTTTCAGTTAAGTTATTTAGAAGAAAATGGAGACCGTACAGTAGCAAAATATATAAATAGTCATTTTTCTTTAAAGCGATAG
- a CDS encoding AraC family transcriptional regulator, with translation MLKLSDEFIKGRKLESLVENQTSYTLNNAAMHVFETHEQADKVMLQFDQPVLASMIMGKKVMHLRDHQSFQFLPGESLILPAKEIMSIDFPEAEDKNPTKCLAMAISEEKINNVLRLMNENMPKDSGKEWSLMDYNFHFVNDSGIYQILQRLLFLFTENHASKDFFVDNMLRELIIRILQTNQQKIYTKETLSLTEDNRLSFIVKYIRSNIHEPLTIEELSKKACMSPSHFHRVFKSELRISPVEFIKNERIKLAVSLLQNPKRKIKDVYMECGFESRSYFNRVFKTKQHISPGEYQLKMQQYF, from the coding sequence ATGCTTAAGTTATCTGACGAATTTATTAAAGGAAGAAAATTAGAGTCTCTTGTAGAAAACCAGACTTCATATACTTTAAATAATGCAGCTATGCATGTTTTTGAAACACATGAACAAGCAGATAAAGTTATGTTGCAGTTTGATCAGCCTGTTTTAGCAAGTATGATAATGGGTAAAAAAGTGATGCATTTAAGAGATCATCAATCTTTTCAATTTTTACCAGGAGAATCTTTAATATTGCCAGCAAAGGAAATTATGTCTATAGATTTTCCTGAAGCAGAAGATAAGAACCCGACAAAATGTTTGGCCATGGCCATTTCTGAAGAGAAAATAAATAATGTTTTGCGTTTAATGAACGAAAACATGCCTAAGGATAGTGGTAAAGAATGGAGTTTAATGGATTATAATTTTCACTTTGTAAATGACTCAGGAATTTATCAAATACTACAGCGCTTACTATTTTTATTTACAGAGAACCACGCTTCAAAAGATTTTTTTGTAGATAACATGTTGCGTGAACTTATAATTAGAATTTTACAAACGAACCAACAAAAAATTTATACTAAAGAAACATTGTCTTTAACAGAAGATAATAGGTTGTCTTTTATTGTAAAATATATTAGAAGTAATATTCATGAACCATTAACTATTGAAGAATTAAGTAAAAAGGCATGTATGAGTCCATCTCATTTTCATCGTGTTTTCAAAAGCGAATTAAGGATATCGCCAGTAGAGTTTATTAAAAATGAAAGAATAAAATTGGCGGTAAGTTTATTACAAAACCCTAAAAGAAAGATAAAAGATGTTTATATGGAGTGTGGTTTTGAAAGCCGTTCTTATTTTAATAGGGTTTTCAAAACCAAACAACATATTTCTCCGGGAGAATATCAACTAAAAATGCAACAGTATTTTTGA
- a CDS encoding T9SS type B sorting domain-containing protein — protein sequence MRIPFIFISTLLFSLISYSQNSPDCRTAIPVCADMPYIGKANGLGDIEDFDPENMVQTGCLEKGSGSSSNIEHNTSWFVFRAGTDGEVGFDLEALSTTAEWDFAVYGPDVDCAAISNGTAEPIRCNYEVNDTDFTGLGVNPENGDIGRPNLTQSLNTYDEYLQVTTGEIYYILINNYNTNFDGDPESFGITFTGSSVSADQDTALDCTLRDEFLGLDIVACEDDADIVLSALRSPAGPDIANIRWYVDYDDDGIVDDDNLLSGPIGVADELIVSTEILSSGRYFVEITTASGSPITVVDESGVLVTVFGPPVLQDVVTLNSNLSNNPDQNNIEVIVEDERGNGSFEYAINGGEFQDSPIFLDVPPGLNMVIVNDKNNCGITEPIEFLVIGYPKFFTPNGDGINDEWNIKGLEELTDPMVYVFDRYGKLLKQLNENTPWDGTYIGGQMPASDYWFKLEYAEPENGVLVTKLAQNHFSLKR from the coding sequence ATGAGAATACCATTCATTTTTATATCCACACTATTGTTCTCTTTAATTAGTTATTCCCAAAATTCGCCCGATTGTAGAACAGCAATTCCTGTATGTGCTGATATGCCTTATATTGGTAAGGCAAATGGGCTTGGTGATATTGAGGATTTTGATCCAGAAAACATGGTTCAAACAGGTTGCTTAGAAAAAGGTAGTGGTTCAAGTTCAAATATAGAGCATAATACTTCATGGTTTGTTTTCCGTGCTGGTACTGATGGTGAAGTTGGGTTTGATTTAGAAGCTCTTTCGACAACAGCTGAATGGGATTTTGCAGTTTACGGGCCAGATGTTGATTGTGCTGCTATTAGTAATGGTACGGCGGAACCTATTCGTTGCAATTATGAAGTTAATGATACTGATTTTACTGGATTAGGCGTAAATCCTGAAAATGGCGATATAGGTCGTCCAAACTTAACACAAAGCTTAAATACATACGATGAGTATTTGCAAGTAACTACTGGGGAAATATATTACATTTTAATAAATAACTATAACACGAATTTCGACGGTGATCCAGAATCTTTTGGAATTACATTTACTGGTAGTTCTGTAAGTGCGGATCAAGATACAGCTTTAGATTGCACCTTGCGAGATGAGTTTTTAGGTTTGGATATTGTTGCCTGTGAAGATGATGCTGATATTGTGTTAAGTGCTTTGCGGTCTCCTGCGGGACCAGATATAGCTAATATAAGGTGGTATGTAGATTATGACGATGATGGTATTGTTGATGATGATAATTTGTTAAGTGGGCCAATAGGTGTAGCAGATGAATTAATTGTATCTACTGAAATTTTAAGTTCAGGGAGGTATTTTGTTGAAATTACTACAGCTTCAGGATCACCAATTACGGTTGTTGATGAAAGCGGTGTATTAGTAACTGTTTTTGGTCCTCCTGTATTACAAGATGTTGTTACTCTTAACTCGAACCTATCAAACAACCCCGATCAGAATAATATTGAGGTTATTGTAGAGGATGAAAGAGGGAATGGGTCATTTGAATATGCTATAAATGGAGGTGAGTTTCAAGACAGTCCTATCTTTTTAGATGTGCCTCCGGGTTTAAATATGGTGATTGTAAATGATAAAAATAATTGTGGAATTACAGAGCCAATAGAGTTTTTGGTAATTGGTTATCCTAAATTTTTCACACCAAATGGCGATGGTATTAATGATGAATGGAATATAAAGGGGTTAGAAGAGTTGACAGACCCTATGGTGTATGTTTTTGATAGATATGGTAAACTCTTGAAGCAACTAAATGAAAACACGCCTTGGGATGGTACATACATTGGTGGTCAGATGCCAGCTTCAGATTATTGGTTTAAACTCGAGTATGCTGAACCTGAAAATGGGGTTTTAGTGACTAAATTAGCACAGAATCATTTTTCTTTAAAAAGATAA
- the cysS gene encoding cysteine--tRNA ligase: MQLYKSQNLKVYNSLSGKKEILEPITEGIIGMYVCGPTVYSNVHLGNCRTFMSFDMIFRYLKHLGYKVRYVRNITDAGHLENDAEDGEDKIAKKARLELIEPMEVVQRYTVDFHNILQKFNFLPPSIEPTATGHIIEQIEIIKDILKKGYAYEKNGSVYFNVPKFNESHNYGKLSGRKLEDMIANTRELAAQDEKLSPQDFALWKKAEPQHIMRWPSPWGDGFPGWHLECTAMSTKYLGKSFDIHGGGMDLKFPHHECEIAQAEATNGVSPVKYWLHANMLTMNGKKMAKSTGNNILPDEIFSGDNDILSKAFSPTVVRFFMMQAHYTSILDLSSDALLASEKGYLKLMDSLTSIDNLEASSSTDFDINAWKQKCYDAMNDDFNTPTLIAHLFEAVKHINLIKEGNEKITAEDKVLLKITLNDFIFDILGIEDKNESGVDSDKLPDVVSLLIQLRKDARDNKDFATSDKIRDQLAALGIQLKDGKDGTTFSIS; the protein is encoded by the coding sequence ATGCAATTATATAAAAGTCAAAATCTAAAAGTTTACAATTCTTTATCCGGAAAAAAAGAAATTTTAGAACCTATCACTGAAGGTATTATCGGAATGTATGTTTGCGGACCAACAGTATACAGCAATGTACATTTAGGTAACTGCCGTACATTTATGTCTTTTGATATGATTTTTAGATATCTAAAGCATTTGGGTTACAAGGTACGTTATGTACGTAACATTACAGATGCAGGGCATTTAGAAAATGATGCTGAGGATGGCGAAGATAAAATTGCAAAAAAAGCACGCTTAGAACTAATTGAACCCATGGAAGTTGTTCAGCGATATACTGTTGATTTCCATAATATATTACAGAAATTTAATTTTCTACCTCCTAGTATTGAACCAACTGCTACGGGGCATATTATAGAGCAAATAGAAATTATTAAAGATATTCTTAAAAAAGGATATGCTTATGAGAAAAATGGATCAGTTTATTTTAACGTTCCTAAATTCAACGAATCTCATAACTACGGTAAATTAAGCGGTAGAAAGTTAGAAGACATGATTGCAAATACTCGCGAATTAGCTGCTCAAGATGAGAAGCTAAGTCCACAAGATTTTGCACTTTGGAAAAAAGCTGAACCACAACATATCATGAGATGGCCTTCTCCTTGGGGAGATGGTTTTCCTGGCTGGCACCTAGAGTGTACCGCTATGAGCACCAAGTATTTAGGTAAATCATTTGACATACACGGTGGTGGTATGGATTTGAAATTCCCGCATCATGAATGCGAAATTGCTCAAGCCGAAGCTACAAACGGAGTATCGCCTGTTAAATATTGGTTGCATGCCAATATGCTGACAATGAATGGCAAAAAAATGGCAAAATCTACAGGTAATAATATTTTACCTGACGAGATTTTTTCAGGAGATAACGATATTCTTTCAAAAGCTTTCTCACCTACTGTTGTTCGCTTTTTTATGATGCAAGCACACTATACTAGCATATTAGATTTAAGTAGTGATGCTTTACTTGCTTCAGAAAAAGGATATTTAAAATTGATGGATTCTTTAACTTCAATCGATAATTTAGAAGCCTCTAGCAGTACTGATTTTGATATAAACGCATGGAAACAGAAATGTTACGATGCAATGAATGATGATTTCAATACACCTACTTTAATTGCTCATTTATTTGAAGCTGTTAAACATATAAACTTGATTAAAGAAGGGAACGAAAAAATTACAGCTGAAGATAAAGTGCTATTAAAAATTACATTAAATGATTTCATTTTCGACATTTTAGGTATTGAAGACAAGAATGAATCTGGCGTTGATTCTGATAAGTTACCAGATGTTGTTTCTTTACTTATACAATTAAGAAAAGATGCGCGTGATAATAAAGACTTTGCTACTTCAGATAAAATAAGAGATCAATTAGCAGCTTTAGGCATACAACTTAAAGATGGTAAAGACGGAACCACTTTTAGCATTTCGTAA